One stretch of Actinacidiphila sp. DG2A-62 DNA includes these proteins:
- a CDS encoding MarR family winged helix-turn-helix transcriptional regulator codes for MRAVGLSTASYSLLMHVHVYPGLNGAELGRRLGVSTQAVALLATKLEAGGLVERRTHPRHRNIQELYLTDEGHRTLQAAYQHVGRVEDKLTDALGPEDARHLRDLLDTVIAALADTE; via the coding sequence CTGCGAGCGGTCGGGCTCTCCACCGCCTCGTACTCGCTGCTGATGCACGTCCACGTCTATCCAGGGCTCAACGGCGCCGAGCTGGGACGCCGCCTCGGCGTCAGCACCCAGGCAGTCGCCCTGCTGGCGACCAAGCTCGAAGCAGGCGGACTGGTCGAACGACGCACCCACCCCCGGCACCGCAACATCCAGGAGCTGTACCTCACCGACGAGGGCCACCGCACGCTTCAGGCCGCCTACCAGCACGTCGGCAGAGTCGAGGACAAGCTCACCGACGCACTCGGCCCCGAGGACGCCCGACACCTGCGCGACCTGCTCGACACGGTGATCGCCGCGCTCGCGGACACCGAGTGA